Proteins co-encoded in one Hyla sarda isolate aHylSar1 chromosome 4, aHylSar1.hap1, whole genome shotgun sequence genomic window:
- the LOC130367561 gene encoding zona pellucida sperm-binding protein 3-like: protein MELWIRWSCLLVVLLYGSGFSSALGRHRRQSNTWRSNQPEWGSPRRLGQSASGLGSSRSNPWSQSVSGFGSPRGVQSVYGWGSRSLGADYQSRQLPPQSSSSPISVQCNEDSMVVTVKRDFYGNGKLVKPSDLSLGSCPPGAQTTGPNVIFQSSLQDCGSNLMMTPEWLIYSITLGYTPTSSSNVPITRFNSASVPIRCYYPRHGNVSSNAIKPTWIPFSTTVTSEERLAFSLRLMTADWSAPSPSLVFQLGDMFYIEASLETQNHAPMILFVDSCVATITPDVASTPRYEIISNYGCLVDGTEEDSSSVFVSPRPQADKLRFMVDAFRFTNNAASLIYITCSLRAAAINQTPDPVNKACSYNKASNSWSPVEGQSGICQCCTTGNCATATGQRTAWGSSLSRSRIGKRDVDSYLEEHGLATLGPLLLVTGAEPNQMSRAGTAQASRMSAGHGPLQLWVLVAVGSVTPVVVAVTLTMVGKLILKRFIAQDKK from the exons ATGGAGCTGTGGATCAGGTGGAGTTGTCTCTTAGTGGTTCTGCTCTATGGATCAGGCTTTAGCAGTGCCTTGGGTAGACACCGGCGCCAGTCCAACACTTGGAGAAGTAACCAGCCTGAATGGGGATCTCCTAGAAGACTTGGACAATCTGCCTCTGGATTAGGTTCTTCTAGATCAAACCCTTGGTCTCAGTCAGTCTCTGGGTTTGGGTCTCCAAGAGGTGTTCAGTCTGTGTACGGATGGGGCTCCAGGAGTCTTGGCGCAGACTACCAGTCCCGACAGCTTCCAccacaatcctcctcctcccctatcaGTGTGCAGTGTAATGAGGACAGCATGGTGGTGACTGTGAAGAGAGACTTCTATGGGAATGGGAAGCTGGTGAAGCCCTCAGACCTGTCCTTGGGATCTTGTCCCCCTGGAGCTCAGACTACTGGTCCCAATGTGATCTTTCAAAGTAGTCTCCAAGACTGTGGGAGCAACTTAATG ATGACTCCAGAATGGCTGATCTACAGCATCACCCTTGGCTACACACCCACCTCCTCTAGCAACGTGCCAATCACCAGGTTCAACTCTGCTTCTGTTCCCATCCGGTGTTACTACCCAAG ACACGGTAATGTGAGCAGTAATGCCATCAAGCCAACATGGATTCCATTCAGCACCACGGTGACCTCAGAAGAGCGGCTAGCCTTCTCCTTGCGTCTCATGACTG CGGACTGGAGCGCTCCCAGTCCATCCCTGGTCTTCCAGCTTGGTGACATGTTCTACATAGAAGCCTCTCTGGAGACCCAGAACCATGCCCCAATGATCCTGTTTGTGGAcagttgtgtggccaccattacccCAGATGTGGCCTCCACTCCTCGCTATGAGATCATCTCTAACTATGG GTGCTTGGTGGATGGGACGGAAGAAGATTCCTCTTCAGTCTTTGTTTCTCCAAGACCCCAAGCAGACAAGCTTCGCTTCATGGTGGATGCCTTCAGGTTCACAAACAATGCTGCCTCTCTG ATCTATATTACCTGTTCCCTGAGAGCAGCTGCCATCAACCAGACCCCTGACCCAGTGAACAAGGCCTGCTCCTACAACAAGGCATCCAACAG CTGGTCACCGGTGGAAGGACAAAGTGGGATCTGCCAGTGCTGCACCACCGGCAACTGTGCTACTGCTACGGGCCAGAGGACGGCATGGGGCTCATCGTTAAGCAGGTCAAGAATTGGGAAAAGAGATGTTG ATTCTTATCTTGAGGAACATGGCCTGGCCACACTGGGTCCTCTTCTTCTAGTGACCGGAGCTGAGCCTAACcagatgtccagagcaggaaccgcCCAAGCTTCCAGGATGAGTGCAGGACATGGACCTCTACAGCTGTGGGTGCTGGTGGCCGTGGGATCTGTCACTCCAGTGGTGGTTGCAGTCACTCTTACTATGGTTGGCAAACTTATTCTGAAAAGATTTATTGctcaagataaaaaataa